A window of the Synechococcus sp. M16.1 genome harbors these coding sequences:
- a CDS encoding pitrilysin family protein, producing MELCHAVLNLPFSGPQLDHWTLPNGVRCVTADMPDAPLTCLDLWCRAGSASEQPGEEGMAHFLEHMVFKGSERLAAGAFDEAIEALGGSSNAATGFDDVHFHVLTPPDRAREALDLLLELVLQPSLEPDGFNTERGVVLEEIAQYADQPNEQVLQLLLSKGCDQHPYGRPILGTPRSLEAMTPEAMRAFHQRQYRGSNCCLAMAGPSSAELRSALGSSALADLLDAPEPSSPSSPLSVRPGRESVVVDRLESARLLMLWEAPRAQDQTGVMAADLATTLLGEGRRSRLVNRLREELQIVESVSMDLSVLEQGSLITLEVICPDEHLEAVEDEVNRQLRAMAEELVSDQELKRGQQLVSNGLRYALESTGQVSGLSASQTLWDRQQDLLQPLAFLPPWTAERLRSDLFPRLQPKQAFVLTAQAKTKHG from the coding sequence ATGGAACTTTGCCACGCAGTTCTGAACCTTCCGTTCTCCGGTCCCCAACTGGACCATTGGACCCTCCCCAACGGAGTGCGCTGCGTGACGGCGGACATGCCGGATGCACCCCTGACCTGTCTCGATCTCTGGTGCCGTGCCGGCAGTGCCAGTGAGCAGCCAGGGGAAGAGGGCATGGCCCATTTCCTGGAGCACATGGTGTTCAAGGGAAGTGAGCGGCTGGCCGCAGGGGCATTCGATGAAGCCATCGAAGCTCTGGGGGGCAGCAGCAATGCCGCCACAGGCTTTGATGACGTTCACTTCCACGTGCTGACACCCCCGGATCGAGCCCGCGAAGCGTTGGATCTGTTGTTGGAACTGGTGTTGCAGCCAAGCCTCGAGCCTGACGGGTTCAACACGGAACGGGGGGTGGTGCTTGAAGAGATCGCTCAATACGCCGATCAACCCAATGAGCAGGTGCTGCAACTGCTGTTGAGCAAGGGCTGTGACCAGCACCCCTACGGCCGACCCATCCTGGGTACCCCCCGCAGCCTGGAGGCCATGACGCCCGAGGCCATGCGGGCGTTTCATCAGCGGCAGTACCGCGGTTCCAACTGCTGTCTGGCGATGGCCGGGCCTTCGTCAGCGGAGCTGCGCAGTGCCCTGGGTTCCTCGGCTCTGGCGGACCTCCTGGATGCGCCTGAGCCCTCATCACCGTCATCGCCCCTGAGCGTGCGTCCTGGACGCGAAAGCGTTGTTGTGGACCGGCTCGAATCCGCCCGACTGCTGATGCTCTGGGAAGCTCCACGGGCCCAGGATCAAACAGGCGTGATGGCCGCTGATCTCGCCACAACCCTGCTGGGGGAAGGACGACGCAGTCGTCTCGTGAACCGCTTGAGGGAGGAACTGCAGATCGTTGAAAGCGTGTCGATGGACCTCTCGGTTCTGGAGCAGGGAAGCCTGATCACGCTGGAGGTGATCTGTCCAGACGAGCATCTGGAGGCTGTGGAAGACGAGGTGAACCGGCAGCTGCGCGCCATGGCGGAAGAGCTCGTCAGCGATCAGGAGCTGAAGCGGGGCCAGCAGCTGGTGAGCAACGGACTGCGCTATGCCTTGGAATCGACGGGCCAGGTGTCTGGGCTCAGCGCCAGCCAGACCCTCTGGGACCGGCAGCAGGATCTGCTCCAGCCCCTTGCTTTCCTGCCGCCATGGACGGCCGAGCGGCTTCGCTCAGACCTGTTCCCAAGGCTTCAACCCAAACAGGCGTTTGTGCTGACCGCCCAGGCAAAGACGAAACACGGATGA
- a CDS encoding phycocyanobilin:ferredoxin oxidoreductase, with translation MQPKPLAPPPGQHPLVQALAASIRSAWAGLPGLEILPCDEDLRFIQGQLDGEGLSIGNELFRCIGLRKLHLEVARLGNGLQILHSVWFPDPHYDLPIFGADIVAGPAGISAAIVDLSPTSDALPEQLIQRLEARPWPAFRQVRELPAWGSAIFSNKVCFIRPDGADEEAAFQELVSHYLQVMATSVIEATPEPSTALTTVRRYEGQLNYCLQQKRNDKTRRVLEKAFDSAWADRYIDMLLFDNPPEL, from the coding sequence ATGCAGCCCAAGCCGCTGGCGCCACCGCCAGGACAGCATCCCCTCGTGCAGGCCTTGGCGGCGTCGATCCGTAGTGCCTGGGCGGGATTGCCCGGATTGGAGATCCTCCCCTGCGATGAGGATTTGCGCTTCATCCAGGGGCAACTCGATGGCGAGGGCCTATCGATCGGCAACGAGCTTTTTCGCTGCATCGGCCTTCGCAAACTTCATTTGGAGGTTGCGCGACTCGGCAACGGCCTGCAGATCCTCCACAGCGTCTGGTTCCCCGATCCCCACTACGACTTGCCGATCTTCGGGGCCGACATCGTGGCCGGCCCTGCAGGCATCTCCGCCGCGATCGTCGATCTGTCCCCCACCTCCGATGCCTTGCCGGAGCAGCTGATCCAGCGGCTTGAGGCCAGGCCATGGCCGGCATTCCGTCAGGTTCGGGAGCTGCCGGCCTGGGGATCAGCCATCTTCTCGAACAAGGTGTGCTTCATCCGCCCCGATGGTGCTGACGAGGAAGCAGCCTTTCAGGAACTGGTGAGCCACTACCTGCAGGTGATGGCCACCAGCGTGATCGAGGCGACTCCCGAACCGTCCACGGCTCTCACTACAGTCCGCCGGTACGAGGGTCAGTTGAACTATTGCCTTCAGCAGAAACGCAACGACAAGACTCGCCGCGTGCTCGAGAAGGCCTTCGATTCAGCCTGGGCCGATCGCTACATCGACATGCTTCTGTTCGACAACCCTCCGGAACTCTGA